The nucleotide window AGCCGCTCATGCAGGATCTTGCGGCAGCCTTCGTGGATCGGCCGGATCGCGCCGCCCAGGCTCTCGTCGTCGACTTCGGAGATGTCTTCCATCAAAAAGTCAAGCAGCCGTCCCTCTTTCTGGAACAGCGCCAGAATCTGGTACGCGACGGCCGGAACCGCGGGTTCGGGCTGGGGAACTGCAACCGGCGCGGGTTCCGGCTTCGGCTCGGGCTTCGGTTCCGGTTTCGGCGCAGGGGCGGGTTCAGGTTTCAACTCTGCCTTCGCGGCCGGCTCTTCGGTTTTTTCGGGCTGCGGAGCCGGAGCGGCGGATGTGAACAGCTCGATCAGCGCCAGCAGGCCCGTCGCGACGAGGAAGATGCCGATCGCGATGCCGATCGGGGAGCCGCAGCAGCACTGCTGACCGCAGGATTTGAGCATCTCCTCGAGTTTCGCCGGTTCTTTCAGCAGGGGCGCCAGCCGGGCGCCTCCGTAGATGATCCCCGCCGTTCCGGCAAGGGAGAGCAGGGCAAGCAGTTTTCTGAACATTCGCCACCTCGGGCAGATGATTTTTTCACTCAGAACTGTAGAATATGCCGTCCTCTCATTCCCCTGTCAAGGGGTGGCGGGTTTCAAACCCGCCGTAAACGGAATTTCACGGCTGAAGCGCCACATTTTTTATAATTATTTATATATATCACACACGCGACGCAGGGGCGGGTTTGAAACCCGCCCCTGTGAGGATATGAGCGAAAGAATCGTTACGGCAGCTCGCGGATGTCGGCAGCGATCATCGCCTGGAAGGCTTCGAGCTGGGCCTTGTAGCGCTCCTCGGAAACGGCACCGGCGCTGGTCATGACGCGGGTGAGTTTCTCGGGCAGCGTGACATCCTCGAGGCGGAAGCCGCAGGCCATCTTGTATTTGAATTTCAACGCGTGGGAACGGCGCGCCAGAGTCATCAGCCGCTCTTCCGTCCAGCCCGTGATGTTCAGAGCGTTCAGGCCTTCGAGGATGATCTCCTTCGTGTAAACGTTGCGCGCGAACAGGCAGATGACGAGCGAGTTCAGCACGTGGCGCCAGACGGCCTCCTGGTAGAGCTCCTTCGTCTGCTCCTCGTCGGATTTCGGTTTGGCGAGCCCCTTCTGGTCGATCGAGTAGCCGGCCCCGTCGAGATGCGAGTGGCGCACGCCGGTCGCGTAGCCGAGGAAGGCGTACGTGCCGGTCATGTAGCCAGCGGCTTCGACTTTTCCGAACGCGATCGAGCGATCGAGGCCGCCGTATTTGCGGGCGCAGAAGTCGGAGCCGCGTTCCAGATCCCGGTAGAATTCGCTGTGTCCGGAGATGATGCGGGCCATCACCTTCTCGTAGGTCGCCGCATCGCCGAAGTTCAGAACGAGGTTGTCGGTTTCCTTCTGGCCGATGATGCCCTTCTGGTAGGCGTCGACCGCCCAGGCGAGGGTGACGCCCATGCTGATCGCGTCCCAGCCCTGTTTTTCGATGATGATCAGCAGACGAAGCACCTCTTCGGTGCTCTGGACCGACAAGTTTGAGCCGAGCGCGTAGACCAGCTCGTGGTCGTAGGAGACCTTGAACGACTTGTACTGGTAATGTTCAGGGTCGAACAACTCGCGCAGGGAGGCCATGTGAATGCAGCCGACCTGGCAGTGGGCGCAGGCGATCTGCTGGCTGAGGTGCTTTTCGGCGAACTTCTCGCCGGCGATGTTTGCGGCGCCCTCGAAGAAGCCCTGGCTGAAGTTGCGCGTCGGCAGGCCGTTGATGCGGCTGAGCGGCACGACGTTCATCGCGGTGCCGAGGTCGTGGTATTTCTGCATGGCGGTCGATTTCACGACCGTATCATAGAGCTTTTTATAGAACGAATTGAACGCCGGCAGGTTTTCGATGGGCCAGGAGTGACCGCCCGAGATGACGATGCCCTTGAGGTTCTTGGCGCCCATGACCGCGCCAAGACCCATGCGGCCGAAGTGACGCGACGAGTCGACGGTGACATCCGCGATCGGGGAAAGGCGTTCCCCCGCCGGCCCGATGCGAACGATCGACTTCTTGTGCGTCGTATCCTCGCGGTCGCGCAGAATGCGTTCGGCGGCGAGGGAGGAGGTGTTGCGGAGCGAGTTCGCCTGTTTCACGACGGCCTTCTCGTCGTTGATCGTCAGATACGAGAAGTTCGGCGCTCTGCCGGTGATACGAAGCACGTGGATGCCGGCCCCGAACATGGCCATCGCAAGCCGGCCTCCTGCGTGCGATTCGCCAAGGTTCCCCGTGAGGGGCGATTTGAACACGGCCACCGTCTTGGTGCAAACGGGGAAAACGGTGCTGAAGGGCCCGATCGCGAAGATGATCGGCGCGGCCGGGTCGAACGGGTCGATCGCGGGGTCGCTTTCCGCCAGCAGGCTCATCGCCACGCCGGTCCCGCCCAGCCAAGCCTCGAAACGATCGGTGACGTCGACGACCGTCGCCGTGCCGTCGGTGAGGTTCACGTCCATCATGCGGAATTTCGGCATATGTCAGGCCTCCCGGGGGGTCTCGACCATCGCGATGACGTCGCGCGGGCAAAACTGCGTGCAGACGCCGCAGTGGTGGCAGACAAGCGGCAGGCGCTTCTCGGTGTCCCACTGGAGCGCCTTGAAGGCGCAGGCCTGAACGCAGGCGCCGCAGTTGATGCACTTCGAGGCGTCGAGCTGAACGCCGCCGAACTTGCGCCTCGTCAGAGCCGCGGTCGGGCAGGCGGATGCACAGTCGGGAATATCGCAGCCGACGCAGGGGCGAACCGAGAACGCCCCTTCCACGCCGGCGTAATTGCGGATTCTGATCGCCGATTTTTCGACGGTGATCGCCTTCGCCCAGGTGCGGCTGCAGGAATACATACAGCTATAGCATCCGATACATTGTTCACGGTTTATAACTCGCAGGAGTTTTGCCATAACGCCTTTTCCCTCTCCCCTTCCGTCGTCACATCCGTCCGTTGCGCGTGGGGCGGGGTTCAAACCCGCCCCTACAGACGCATATCGTCACATCTGTCCGTTGTCCGGGGGCGCGGTTCAATCCCGCCCCGGCAGACACACGGGATACATCATATCACACGCGCCGGGGGTTTCCACAACGCCGTCAGGGGAGTGGATGCGGGCACCAGGATCTTCTCGTAGATCTCGAGGGCCTTTTTCGGCCCGAGCGCATGGCGGAACAGCCAGAACTCGAAGGGGAAGAACGCCACCGGCGGTTCCCCCGGCCGCACCTCGTGACTCTCGGAGACGTCATGGATGCGGGCCATCATCGACTCGACAGCCGCGTCGGCCGGGCATGTTTCGCCATCGAGTTCGCGGACCCGTTTGCAGTCGCGGTGCCCGTCGTCGTGTTTCATGCCGAACAGGCGGCAGGCGAAGGAGCGGACGGGATGGACGACGCAGACGCGCGCCGTGTCGTCGCGGAACGAGCAGCGCAGGCGCTTTTCACCGTTCCCGAGCTCGGCCAGCCGCAGGTCGATGCGCAGGGCCGAAACGATCAATTCTCGGACGCGCGCCGGCGGAAACCGCGTCAGCAGGTCGCGCACGATCCGGTGATACTCGAGCGAGAAAATCGAAACCGCGTTGCAGCAGGCGCCGCAGTTGTCGCACGTCGTTTTCGGCAGCTCGCCATGCAGTTTTTCGAGCAACGGCAGCCCGAACGTCCCGTATTCCGCCGACGCCGTGAGCACCCGCCGCACGTAGGCATCCGCATGCGCCTCGACATCCCGCATCAGCCTGCCGAGCAGCTCAGCATCGACCGCAACCCCGTCCGTTCGCTTCATAAAAGGCAGCAAAAAGCCGGAGACGGGGTTCGCCTCCGGCCTTGGAAAAAACGCTTAGATGCGCTCGCCGCCCTGGGTCTTGGCCAGGCTGACGGTGAGGGGCCGACCGTCCATCTGCTGGTTGTTCTTGCCCTGGATGGAAGCTTCGGCGGAAGCCTGATCCGAGAACTCGACGAAGCCATATCCACGGGAGCGGCCGGTGTGCTTGTCGGTCACGACGCGAGCGGACTCAACGTTTCCGTAGGGGGAAAACTCGGTCTTGAGCTTCGCATCGTCGCAAGAGAAGGGCAGATTACCAACGAAAACCTTAACGGACATGTGATTCCTCCAGGACCAAATCTATCTCCGACGGACCGGCAGACCGACCCCAATGTCGGAGCACTTCTGTATGATATTGTCTCGCACAATTCAGAGAAATGCAAGTCACACCAGAGATCCGCTCCAGACAAGGTTTAGAGGGTAGACGGCGCCTTCATCTTTATTCCCCCCGCATCATTTTGCATCACCGACCCGATTCGATAACAGCCGTTCGAGTTTGTCCAGTCGTTCGAACAATTCCTGCCAGGTTCCGGAGCGCATCCGGTGCTGGGCGTCCTGGCGCTGCATCCAGTGCCACTTGTCCATCAGGTAGCCGATGGTCAGCAGGAATAGCACGATCAGCGGCGGCAGAAACAGGGCCGGGTAGATGGCCCGGCAGCCGAAGTATTTTCCGATGGTCGGCGCCAGCGCCGACGAGAGCATCACCATATTGATCGCCTGTCCGCACAGCCCCCACCCCATCTGAAGTCGCAACCACCAGCGCATATCCAGCCTCCGATCACTCGTCAGAAGTGCGCGTCGCAGTTTTCCGCCGGGCGACGCGGTTTGCATGAACGGTCGATACCACGATATCATCCCACCATTGCGGGGGTGAAGAGACATGGCTCGGAAAGAACGACTGCTTGCGCTTTCGCCGCATCCGGAAGGAATGACGGCGGCGACTCTGATCTGGAAACCCGAGGACAGGATCCAGATCGCCGGCGCGTGGGAAATCAACCGGAAGCTGCGCGAATGGGCGAAACAGCCGCCGGCGGACGAGATCGTCGTCTTTCTCAAGAACATCGCGGCGACCGACGAGACCCGGAAGCTTCTCACGGCCCTTTCCTCGACGACGAAACTGACCTGGATCGGCACGCAATGGCCCGATCTACTCTCGCCTGCATTTTTCAACCGGCTCGGCATCACCCACCAGACCGGCCCCGACCTGATCACCGCGACCTGCGCCGCGTTCGCTCCCGACGCTGGCTTCCAGGATCTTATCGCGGCCTACCACGAGCGCAGCGAAGAATTGTTTTCGGTATTGAATTATCTGACCGACCGATGCTTGATGCAGTTCGGCAACACCGACCTGATGACGGAAACGCTCCGCTCCATCCGGGCGCTGAAGGGAAAACCCGTCCGGATCGACTCGTTTCCCGAGCCCGTCAGGAACGCCGTCGCCCAGTTCAACAACGCCGACTTCCCGTATATCGAGGGAAAATCCGAGGCGATCCTGCATCTCAAGGAAGAGATCGCCGAGATCGGCCCGGCCGACATCACGACCCTGATCCTCGGGGAAACCGGCTCCGGCAAGGAGGCGGTCGCTTTTTTCCTGCACGACTTCAGCCCGCGGCGCGGCCGGCCCTTCGTCGCCCTGAACTGCGCCGGTCTCGACGAGCATTTCCTGCGCTCGGAACTGTTCGGCCACGAGCGAGGCTCGTTCACGGGCGCGACGGAACGCAGGACCGGCCTCGTCGAGGAAGCCGAGGGCGGCACCCTGTTCCTGGACGAGATCACCGAGATGCCCCCGGCCATCCAGGCGGACCTCCTGCGGTTCCTGCAGACCCGCACCTACCGCCGGTTCGGCTCGACGAAGGAGCAGAAGGCCGACATCCGGATCATCGCGGCCGGCCAGCCCGAGCTGAAAACGGCGCTCGCGAACGGCTCCTTCCGCAAGGACCTGTATTTCCGCATCGCCGACATCGAGCTCGTGACGCCGGCGTTGAGAGAGGTTCCCGAAGACATCTTCCGGGTCATCCGGCACGTGGTCTACCGGAACTACGTCCGTCGAAATATGAACATCGATATAGAAACCGAGCTCGCCTATTTCGAGTCGGGCCGACAGGTTCTCGAAGCCTACACGTGGCCCGGGAATTTCCGGGAACTCGTTTCCCTGGTCAACCTCCGGCTCAGGCTCGGCCGAGACGTCATCGAGACCGTTCGCACCCGTTCCCTGGCCCCGCTCTCCTGCGGAGCCTATGCGCCGCCGGCGCCCGCCCCGCACCCGGCCGTTTCCGGCGACGGACTCGAGCTGGCCATGGACGGCCTCGTGAACGCGCTCGACGAGATCGTTCCCGCCGACGACGTCGAACGTCTTTACGCAAAGGCCGTGAAACGGCGCTGGAACACGCTTTCGTTCCGGGAGCTCGCCCGACGTCTGAACCTGGCCGAGAATACCCTCCGCAAGCGCATCTGAGTCTTCCTGTTGCCTCCTGCCGAACGAATGGCATCGAGGATGTGAGCATTTTGATTGGCTTCGCAGCGGCGTCTTCGACGGCGATGCGATCGCGTCATTTTCTGACGTGGTCACTCACAATTTGATCTTTTCGACCACCCGTTCCGCCCCCCAGAAGCGCACCCGTTTCTCTGAATATCCCCTTCAGATCAGCATTTGCGCAATTTTCACATCGTTGGTACGGGCATTGCGATAGTGAGGGTGGCGCCTCCGCGAATGACGACGGTAGGGCCGACATCACGGACAGGGGGCAACGCGATGGCCGTCACGCTGGAGTTCATCAACATCCTCGTTCCCTTCTCGGCGATCGAGCGGGTGTATCCGGGCGGTGCAAGGCGGTTCCGCGAGGAGTTCTCCGAACACCCCGGCGTCTGGTGGGACCGGCATCTCTTCCGGTGCGGATCGATGAACTCGATCGACCTCCTGCTCTGGCTGGACGAACTCGAAAGCTTCGGCCTGAAGCGGTTCAAGTCCATGTACGGCTCGCGGGCCATCGGCGACATCGCTCTCGCGACGCTCGAGTTCGGCATCGAAGGCGAGTGCGACTGGCTCGACATCGACACGGTCCGCGGCATCGCCTGGTTTTCGGGAACCGAACCGGGCCAGGTCGCCGGCCCGGCGGCGCCGTTTCTGCACGAAACCGACTGACGAACAGGAGGCAATCACATGGCCCGATTATTATCGTGGGGACGCATCGCAAAGAGCAAAGCACATTCCGATCGCGGGGCGCAATGTCTCGTTCTGAAGGCAATTCTCACCTACATATCCCGCTGTTCCCGGGCGATGAATCAGCGGGTCTTCGATGCGCTGTTCGAACTCGTTCCCGAAGACCGGCAAAAATGTATATTTAATGATATACATTTACGGATGCAGAAGTTCAAAAAGCGTTATTTCGACCATCATCGAATGAAGGGAATCTTCGCAAATCCGATCGATACGGACGATCTGGCATATGCGGCAATCAAGGTGAAGAAGATCCGCACCATCGTCGTTTCGATTCTGGTAAGCACCTTCAAACTTCACCTCTCCTCTCTGCTGAAGGGCGACTGCATGCCGGAAACGGTGTTCGTGAAACGCCTCGACGACTTGTCACGCCTGTTCGATCTCACCGTGGTGGAACGCGATCTCCTCGCCGTGATGATCCTCCGGAGGCAACAGGAACAACTGGACACCCTCTTCGACAATGTCCCGTCCGTGTCGAACGCTCAACGCCTCCTGAAATACAAGACATTTGTCCCTCATCCGGATTATCTCTCCCGCAAGGCGCTCGGCCCGGACGGCACGCTACGGAGGCTCGGATTCGTCGACTCCGACGGCGACGTCAGCATCGAGATCTCCGAGTTCATCGACGGACTGCGCTCAACGCCTCTCACCGACATCTATTTTTCCAGGTTCGAAGGATCGGCGCTTCCTCTCGATCGTCTGATGATCAGGCCAGAAGACATCGAAACGATACGATCGCTCCTGAAGAACCGCCGGGCCGGCCAGGGCATCAACATCCTGCTCGCCGGGCCGCCTGGAACGGGCAAAACCGAGACGGTGCGCGCCCTTTCGAAACAGTTCGGCCTCGACCTGTTCGAGATCCGCTCCTCGCCGAACCTCGGGGAGGTCAAGTCCCGAGAAGCGGGCGGAACGACGTTCCGGATGCGGGCTCTGTATGCCTGTCGCCACGGCTTCGGCAAGGATTCCCGGACCGCCATCCTGATCGACGAGGCGGACGAACTTCTCGGCAGCGGGGTCGGCAGTTTTCTGCAGATGCTCGGCATCGATACGCCGAAGGCCGGCAAGGCGCAGCTCAACGAGGCCCTCGACTCGGCGACCTGCGTCCAGTTCTGGATCGCCAACAGCCTCCAGGGGATGGATTCATCCACCCGCCGCCGTTTCGCGTTCGCCATCCAGTATCAACGGACCACCTCGACGGATCGCCTGAAGATCTGGGAAACGGCCGTCGAGCGCCACGGGCTCGCCCGGCTGGTGCTGCCGGAAGACCGGAAACGGTTTTCCGCCCGGTATGATATCGACGCGGGCGGCATCGATTCGGCGCTGCGCCACTCGGCCAACCTCGCGCGGCGGGGCGGCGGCCGGAAACTGCTGATCGGGCAGATCGACCGCCTGCTCGCCTCCCAGACCCTGTTCACGGGTAAAAAAGCCGCCCCGGCTCTCGAACATCTCCACACCTCGGAGCATGTCGATCTCGCCGAGTTGACGATCGCCCCCAGGGGCGATCTCGAGCGCGTCCTCGAGATCGTTTCGAGCGGCAGGCTCAAGCCCGGCGACGGCCGCCCGCGGGCGATGTCGATCCTGCTCGAGGGGCCGCCCGGCACGGGCAAGACGCATTTCGCCCGGCACGTCGCCGACGTCCTGAAGGCGCCCCTGCACGTGAAGACCGCCTCGCACATCCTCAACATGTACGTCGGGCAGACCGAACAGCGGATCCGCGAGGCGTTCGAGGCGGCCGAGCGCGAAGATGCGGTGCTCTTCTTCGACGAGATCGACGGACTGCTGGGCGGCCGCGAGCGCTCGCATCACAGCTGGGAAGTAACCCAGGTGAACGAACTGCTGTCCGCGCTCGAAGCCTTCCGGGGCGTCTTCATCGCCGCGACCAACCACGCCGCCCTCCTGGACAAAGCGGCACGGCGCCGGTTCCAGTTCTCGCTCTCGTTCGGCCCTCTCGCGCAGGCGGCGGTGCTCAGCTTCTACCGCCGGTTCCTCGCTCCCCTCTGCGGAAAACCGCCGGCAAAGCGCGTCATTGACACGCTGAGCGGCATGGCGGGGCTCGTTCCGAGCGACTTCGCCTGCACGCGGGACCGCTTCGCCCTCCAGCCCGACGCCAGGCCGTCCCACGAGGAACTCCTCGCCGTCCTGGACGACGTCCGGCGCAACCGCCTGCCGTCCGTCACGAGGTCGATCGGATTCCACGCCGCCTGATCCGCATCCGCACAGGGTCTGTCACCGTTCATGGGCCATGTCCGGCTCAACGATAGTCGATTTTATATCTATATATATTATATCATTGGAGATTCCGTCATGAGCATACAGGGTGTCGTCAAGAGATACGCGCTGATCATCGAGAAGGTGTCGCAGTGCCGTTTTCCCTCGCTGGAACAGATTCATCACTTCCTGCACGCGCACGGGTTCGAGATATCGAGACGGACTCTCCAGCGCGATATGGCGCGCATCTCCCTCGAGTTCGGCATTACGGTCCAGTATGACCGGACGCACCACGGCTACGTCCTCACCCGCGATGACGGCATCAACCCGGATATTCTCATCCGCTTCCTCGCCGCCGTCGGCCAGGGCCGTCCGAGCCATCCGGCGTGAGCCCCCCCCGCAGATCCTTTTCAACGCACGATCTTTCGACGACGACATCTCCTGTCGCAGACAGGGGAATATACATTGAACAAAGCAAAACGGAGAAAACACCATGATGTTCACGAACAGACAGACAACCGAAGAAATCGCCCGACGCCGGGAGATGCTCGAAACGGCCCGCCAGACCTTGCATGCGGAGTTCATCGGCGTCGCTGACACCATCGACGTCATCATCCGGGACATCAGTCCCTGGTTCCTCTTCCCGGATCTTCTCTCGAGGCCCACCGTCATCAACCTCTGGGGCATGACCGGGGTCGGCAAGACCTCACTGGTGAACAGGCTCGTCGAACTGATCGGCTTTCAGCGGCAGTATTTCAGATTCGACCTGGGCGACAAGAGCAGTTCGCTTTCGTTTCACGATTCTTACGCGACCCTGGCCGGCCGGAGCGAAGAGCTTCCGATGATCGTCGCCTTCGACGAGGTTCATCACGCCCGCAGTCTCGATGGATTCGGAAACGAAGAGTCGGATGACAGAAACCGGCCGATGTGGGAACTGCTCGACTCGGGCACCGTTCGCAGCATCGAATGGTGTCGGAACTACTTCAACAGCTGGGGAGACCTTGCCGACAAGCTCGAGGATCTTCTTGCAAAAGGGGTCCGCATCGAAAATGGGGAATTCGTGACCGGGCTCAGACAGGCAGAGCAGGAACTCAACCGGAATTTCAAGCGGGAAAAAAGTCGCCTGTTCATCCAGGAAGACGCTTTCGATGCAATCCTGAGAAAAGCCGGCAAAGACCTCGGGATCACGCTGAAATGCGACCTGGAAAAACACCTGCGGACATTG belongs to Candidatus Ozemobacteraceae bacterium and includes:
- a CDS encoding AAA family ATPase, which codes for MARLLSWGRIAKSKAHSDRGAQCLVLKAILTYISRCSRAMNQRVFDALFELVPEDRQKCIFNDIHLRMQKFKKRYFDHHRMKGIFANPIDTDDLAYAAIKVKKIRTIVVSILVSTFKLHLSSLLKGDCMPETVFVKRLDDLSRLFDLTVVERDLLAVMILRRQQEQLDTLFDNVPSVSNAQRLLKYKTFVPHPDYLSRKALGPDGTLRRLGFVDSDGDVSIEISEFIDGLRSTPLTDIYFSRFEGSALPLDRLMIRPEDIETIRSLLKNRRAGQGINILLAGPPGTGKTETVRALSKQFGLDLFEIRSSPNLGEVKSREAGGTTFRMRALYACRHGFGKDSRTAILIDEADELLGSGVGSFLQMLGIDTPKAGKAQLNEALDSATCVQFWIANSLQGMDSSTRRRFAFAIQYQRTTSTDRLKIWETAVERHGLARLVLPEDRKRFSARYDIDAGGIDSALRHSANLARRGGGRKLLIGQIDRLLASQTLFTGKKAAPALEHLHTSEHVDLAELTIAPRGDLERVLEIVSSGRLKPGDGRPRAMSILLEGPPGTGKTHFARHVADVLKAPLHVKTASHILNMYVGQTEQRIREAFEAAEREDAVLFFDEIDGLLGGRERSHHSWEVTQVNELLSALEAFRGVFIAATNHAALLDKAARRRFQFSLSFGPLAQAAVLSFYRRFLAPLCGKPPAKRVIDTLSGMAGLVPSDFACTRDRFALQPDARPSHEELLAVLDDVRRNRLPSVTRSIGFHAA
- a CDS encoding 4Fe-4S dicluster domain-containing protein; its protein translation is MAKLLRVINREQCIGCYSCMYSCSRTWAKAITVEKSAIRIRNYAGVEGAFSVRPCVGCDIPDCASACPTAALTRRKFGGVQLDASKCINCGACVQACAFKALQWDTEKRLPLVCHHCGVCTQFCPRDVIAMVETPREA
- a CDS encoding DUF2760 domain-containing protein; its protein translation is MFRKLLALLSLAGTAGIIYGGARLAPLLKEPAKLEEMLKSCGQQCCCGSPIGIAIGIFLVATGLLALIELFTSAAPAPQPEKTEEPAAKAELKPEPAPAPKPEPKPEPKPEPAPVAVPQPEPAVPAVAYQILALFQKEGRLLDFLMEDISEVDDESLGGAIRPIHEGCRKILHERLIIEHVLNDPEGETVSLGEKVDPNAIKLTGNVAPAGPYSGVLVHRGWRMKECKLPSLVSGWTGDVIAPAEVEIS
- a CDS encoding sigma 54-interacting transcriptional regulator, which gives rise to MARKERLLALSPHPEGMTAATLIWKPEDRIQIAGAWEINRKLREWAKQPPADEIVVFLKNIAATDETRKLLTALSSTTKLTWIGTQWPDLLSPAFFNRLGITHQTGPDLITATCAAFAPDAGFQDLIAAYHERSEELFSVLNYLTDRCLMQFGNTDLMTETLRSIRALKGKPVRIDSFPEPVRNAVAQFNNADFPYIEGKSEAILHLKEEIAEIGPADITTLILGETGSGKEAVAFFLHDFSPRRGRPFVALNCAGLDEHFLRSELFGHERGSFTGATERRTGLVEEAEGGTLFLDEITEMPPAIQADLLRFLQTRTYRRFGSTKEQKADIRIIAAGQPELKTALANGSFRKDLYFRIADIELVTPALREVPEDIFRVIRHVVYRNYVRRNMNIDIETELAYFESGRQVLEAYTWPGNFRELVSLVNLRLRLGRDVIETVRTRSLAPLSCGAYAPPAPAPHPAVSGDGLELAMDGLVNALDEIVPADDVERLYAKAVKRRWNTLSFRELARRLNLAENTLRKRI
- a CDS encoding YkgJ family cysteine cluster protein, producing the protein MKRTDGVAVDAELLGRLMRDVEAHADAYVRRVLTASAEYGTFGLPLLEKLHGELPKTTCDNCGACCNAVSIFSLEYHRIVRDLLTRFPPARVRELIVSALRIDLRLAELGNGEKRLRCSFRDDTARVCVVHPVRSFACRLFGMKHDDGHRDCKRVRELDGETCPADAAVESMMARIHDVSESHEVRPGEPPVAFFPFEFWLFRHALGPKKALEIYEKILVPASTPLTALWKPPARVI
- a CDS encoding RNA-binding protein — encoded protein: MSVKVFVGNLPFSCDDAKLKTEFSPYGNVESARVVTDKHTGRSRGYGFVEFSDQASAEASIQGKNNQQMDGRPLTVSLAKTQGGERI
- a CDS encoding aldehyde ferredoxin oxidoreductase N-terminal domain-containing protein, with protein sequence MPKFRMMDVNLTDGTATVVDVTDRFEAWLGGTGVAMSLLAESDPAIDPFDPAAPIIFAIGPFSTVFPVCTKTVAVFKSPLTGNLGESHAGGRLAMAMFGAGIHVLRITGRAPNFSYLTINDEKAVVKQANSLRNTSSLAAERILRDREDTTHKKSIVRIGPAGERLSPIADVTVDSSRHFGRMGLGAVMGAKNLKGIVISGGHSWPIENLPAFNSFYKKLYDTVVKSTAMQKYHDLGTAMNVVPLSRINGLPTRNFSQGFFEGAANIAGEKFAEKHLSQQIACAHCQVGCIHMASLRELFDPEHYQYKSFKVSYDHELVYALGSNLSVQSTEEVLRLLIIIEKQGWDAISMGVTLAWAVDAYQKGIIGQKETDNLVLNFGDAATYEKVMARIISGHSEFYRDLERGSDFCARKYGGLDRSIAFGKVEAAGYMTGTYAFLGYATGVRHSHLDGAGYSIDQKGLAKPKSDEEQTKELYQEAVWRHVLNSLVICLFARNVYTKEIILEGLNALNITGWTEERLMTLARRSHALKFKYKMACGFRLEDVTLPEKLTRVMTSAGAVSEERYKAQLEAFQAMIAADIRELP